One window of the Triticum dicoccoides isolate Atlit2015 ecotype Zavitan chromosome 3B, WEW_v2.0, whole genome shotgun sequence genome contains the following:
- the LOC119276175 gene encoding mitochondrial outer membrane protein porin 3: MAPGLYTDIGKKTRDLLYRDYCTHQKFTLTTCTPEGVAITAAGTRKNESIFGELQTQLKNKNLTVDIKANSESDLLTTFTVDEFATPGLKSILSLVVPDQRSGKLELQYLHEFAGVNASVGLNPNPMVNLSGVFGSKELSVGVDVSFDTATSNFTKYNAALSLTYPDLIASLHLNNHGDTLTASYYHLVKSHSSTAVGAELSHNFPRNESTLIFGSQHSLDPHTSVKARFNNYGMASALVQHEWRPKSLVTISGEVDTKAIEKSTKVGLSLVLKP, translated from the exons ATGGCTCCGGGCCTCTACACCGACatcggcaagaagaccagag ATCTGCTCTACAGGGACTACTGCACGCACCAGAAGTTCACCCTCACCACATGCACCCCCGAGGGCGTC GCAATCACAGCTGCAGGAACTAGGAAAAACGAGTCAATCTTTGGCGAGCTTCAGACCCAGCTTAAGAACAAGAACTTGACAGTTGATATCAAAGCAAACTCAGAGTCAGAT CTTCTGACAACATTCACAGTTGATGAGTTTGCAACTCCAGGGCTGAAATCAATTCTCAGCTTGGTTGTTCCAGACCAGAGGTCAGGGAAG CTTGAACTCCAGTATCTCCATGAATTCGCCGGTGTCAATGCAAGTGTTGGGCTGAACCCCAACCCTATGGTTAACCTTTCTGGTGTATTCGGAAGCAAAGAACTGTCAGTTGGTGTTGACGTTTCATTTGACACGGCAACTAGCAATTTCACCAAGTACAACGCTGCTTTAAGCCTCACGTATCCGGATCTTATTGCTTCACTCCACCT GAACAATCACGGTGACACCTTGACTGCGTCTTACTACCACTTAGTAAAGTCACATTCAAGCACTGCTGTTGGAGCAGAGCTGTCCCACAACTTCCCAAGGAACGAGAGCACATTGATATTTGGATCGCAGCACTCATTGGACCCGCACACCAGTGTGAAGGCACGCTTCAACAACTATGGCATGGCCAGTGCCCTTGTCCAGCATGAATGGCGACCCAAGTCACTCGTCACCATCTCCGGCGAGGTTGACACCAAGGCAATTGAGAAGAGCACAAAAGTTGGTCTGTCATTGGTGCTAAAGCCTTGA